The Lycium barbarum isolate Lr01 chromosome 9, ASM1917538v2, whole genome shotgun sequence genome has a segment encoding these proteins:
- the LOC132611768 gene encoding uncharacterized protein LOC132611768 → MYIYFATIPLHSLASSIIVFNELNFSEWHEQVQFHLGVMDLDLALLKEKPAAITDTSNEDEKFFHKAWEGSNRLSLMFMRMIIANNIKSTIPQTESTREYLKFVEERFRSADKSLAGTLMAELTTMKFDGSRSMQNHIIEMTNIAARLRTLGMKVDDSFLVQFILNSLPHEYGPFQINYNTIKDKWDVSELSSMLTQEESRLKTRKSFY, encoded by the coding sequence ATGTATATCTATTTTGCAACTATTCCTCTTCATTCGCTTGCTTCATCTATTATTGTGTTCAACGAATTGAACTTCTCTGAGTGGCATGAACAAGTCCAGTTCCACTTAGGTGTGATGGATCTTGACTTGGCTCTGCTAAAAGAAAAACCTGCTGCTATTACTGATACGAGCAATGAGGATGAGAAGTTTTTCCATAAAGCATGGGAAGGCTCTAACAGATTGAGCCTTATGTTTATGCGAATGATTATTGCCAACAACATTAAGAGTACTATTCCACAGACAGAAAGTACCAGGGAATACCTGAAGTTTGTGGAAGAACGTTTTCGTTCTGCTGATAAGTCTCTCGCTGGTACACTAATGGCTGAACTCACGACcatgaagtttgatgggtcgcgtAGTATGCAAAATCATATCATCGAGATGACTAACATTGCAGCAAGACTCCGGACCTTGGGGATGAAAGTGGATGACTCCTTCTTGGTTCAGTTTATTCTGAACTCATTGCCTCATGAGTATGGACCATTCCAAATTAACTATAACACTATTAAGGATAAGTGGGATGTTAGTGAATTGTCCAGTATGCTTACTCAGGAGGAATCAAGACTTAAAACAAGGAAGTCATTCTATTAA